A single window of Lepisosteus oculatus isolate fLepOcu1 chromosome 29, fLepOcu1.hap2, whole genome shotgun sequence DNA harbors:
- the pip5k1ca gene encoding phosphatidylinositol 4-phosphate 5-kinase type-1 gamma isoform X6 — MDAGAEGATSLAEAGEGKPISGAVAPEETEAVIGVSCGMDAGDTEADLKKAFITEMPSSSGQPGSGPGKKIGHRGVDASGETTYKKTTSSALKGAIQLGIGYTVGNLSSKPERDVLMQDFYVVESIFFPSEGSNLTPAHHFPDFRFKTYAPVAFRYFRELFGIRPDDYLYSLCNEPLIELSNPGASGSLFYVTRDDEFIIKTVMHKEAEFLQKLLPGYYMNLNQNPRTLLPKFYGLYCVQSGGKNIRMVVMNNVLPRVVRMHLKYDLKGSTYKRRASKKEREKSSPTFKDLDFMQDLQDGLMLDIDTYNALVKTLQRDCLVLESFKIMDYSLLLGVHNLDQAERERQTEGPGGSSDEKRPVAQKALYSTAMESIQGGAACGESIDTDDMMGGIPAVNGKGERLLLYIGIIDILQSYRLIKKLEHTWKALVHDGDTVSVHRPSFYADRFFKFMSTTVFRKNSSLKSSPSKKIRGPLTVPKYTGPGAAFSASQLPSERDENIYDLRGARSFPTLDDEGRPDHLPCTPPSFEEATTASIATTLSSTSLSIPERSPSDSSEHPRYRRHTQSCGHAGRSHDEDLQTITVEVELKRHDSEPAVVPRPSLERSYIPEASSSVPPSPKVVVEPDASSQLSESTSHASVEDEEDVPITDIYF, encoded by the exons ATGGACGCCGGGGCGGAGGGAGCTACGAGCCTCGCCGAGGCCGGGGAAGGGAAGCCGATCTCCGGGGCTGTGGCGCCGGAGGAGACGGAGGCGGTCATCGGGGTCAGCTGCGGCATGGACGCCGGGGACACCG AAGCCGACTTAAAGAAAGCGTTCATCACCGAG ATGCCCTCCTCCTCCGGACAGCCGGGCTCAGGCCCAGGGAAGAAGATCGGCCACAGGGGAGTGGACGCCTCCGGAGAAACCACCTACAAGAAG ACCACGTCCTCGGCGCTGAAGGGCGCCATCCAGCTGGGGATTGGCTACACGGTCGGCAATCTGAGCTCCAAGCCCGAGAGGGACGTGCTCATGCAGGACTTCTACGTGGTCGAAAGCATCTTCTTCCCCAG CGAAGGCAGCAACCTCACTCCGGCCCATCACTTCCCCGACTTCCGCTTCAAGACCTACGCTCCCGTCGCCTTCCGCTACTTCCGCGAGCTCTTCGGCATCCGGCCCGACGACTACCTG TACTCCCTGTGTAACGAGCCCCTGATCGAGCTGTCCAACCCTGGCGCCAGTGGGTCCCTCTTTTACGTCACCCGGGACGACGAGTTCATCATCAAGACCGTCATGCACAAGGAGGCTGAGTTCTTGCAGAAGCTGCTGCCAGGATACTACATG AACCTGAACCAGAACCCGCGCACCCTGCTGCCCAAGTTCTACGGGCTGTACTGCGTCCAGTCGGGGGGGAAGAACATCCGCATGGTGGTGATGAACAACGTGCTCCCCCGCGTGGTGAGGATGCACCTCAAGTACGACCTCAAGGGCTCCACCTACAAGCGGCGGGCCTCCAAGAAGGAGCGGGAGAAGTCCAGCCCCACCTTCAAGGACCTGGACTTCATGCAGGACCTTCAGGACGGGCTGATGCTGGACATTGACACCTACAACGCCCTGGTGAAGACCCTGCAGAGGGACTGCCTG GTGCTGGAGAGTTTCAAGATCATGGACTACAGCCTGCTGCTGGGGGTGCACAACCTGGACCAGGCGGAGCGGGAACGCCAGACGGAGGGACCCGGGGGCTCCAGCGACGAGAAGAGGCCGGTGGCTCAGAAGGCGCTATATTCCACCGCCATGGAGTCCATCCAGGGCGGCGCCGCCTGCGGGGAGTCCATCGACACGGACGACAT GATGGGAGGTATCCCAGCCGTAAATGGGAAAGGGGAACGTCTTTTACTCTACATTGGAATCATAGACATCCTGCAGTCATACAG GCTAATCAAAAAATTGGAGCACACCTGGAAAGCTCTAGTTCACGATGGA gACACGGTATCAGTCCACAGGCCCAGCTTCTATGCTGACAGATTCTTCAAATTCATGAGCACCACTGTCTTCAGAAAGAACTCCT CCTTGAAGTCTTCACCCTCCAAGAAGATCCGCGGGCCCCTCACTGTGCCCAAGTACACTGGCCCGGGAGCCGCCTTCTCTGCCAGCCAGCTGCCCTCCGAGAGGGATGAGAACATCTACGACCTGCGAGGGGCCAGGAGCTTCCCCACTCTGGACGACGAGG GTCGGCCGGACCACCTGCCCTGCACTCCTCCCTCCTTCGAAGAAGCGACCACGGCGTCCATAGCAACGACGCTCTCCTCGACTTCGCTGTCCATCCCTGAGCGCTCCCCTTCGGACTCCTCCGAGCACCCACGCTACAG GAGACACACCCAGTCATGTGGACACGCGGGCAG ATCCCACGATGAGGACCTGCAGACAATCACGGTGGAGGTGGAGCTGAAGAGACACGACAGCGAGCCCGCCGTCGTCCCCCGGCCCTCCCTGGAGAGGAG TTATATCCCAGAAGCCTCCTCCTCCGTGCCGCCCAGTCCGAAGGTGGTGGTGGAGCCCGATGCTTCGAGCCAGCTGTCTGAGTCCACCAGCCACGCTTCTGTAGAAGATGAAGAGGACGTGCCAATCACCGACATCTACTTT
- the pip5k1ca gene encoding phosphatidylinositol 4-phosphate 5-kinase type-1 gamma isoform X3, which translates to MDAGAEGATSLAEAGEGKPISGAVAPEETEAVIGVSCGMDAGDTEADLKKAFITEMPSSSGQPGSGPGKKIGHRGVDASGETTYKKTTSSALKGAIQLGIGYTVGNLSSKPERDVLMQDFYVVESIFFPSEGSNLTPAHHFPDFRFKTYAPVAFRYFRELFGIRPDDYLYSLCNEPLIELSNPGASGSLFYVTRDDEFIIKTVMHKEAEFLQKLLPGYYMNLNQNPRTLLPKFYGLYCVQSGGKNIRMVVMNNVLPRVVRMHLKYDLKGSTYKRRASKKEREKSSPTFKDLDFMQDLQDGLMLDIDTYNALVKTLQRDCLVLESFKIMDYSLLLGVHNLDQAERERQTEGPGGSSDEKRPVAQKALYSTAMESIQGGAACGESIDTDDMMGGIPAVNGKGERLLLYIGIIDILQSYRLIKKLEHTWKALVHDGDTVSVHRPSFYADRFFKFMSTTVFRKNSSLKSSPSKKIRGPLTVPKYTGPGAAFSASQLPSERDENIYDLRGARSFPTLDDEGRPDHLPCTPPSFEEATTASIATTLSSTSLSIPERSPSDSSEHPRYRRHTQSCGHAGRSHDEDLQTITVEVELKRHDSEPAVVPRPSLERSYIPEASSSVPPSPKVVVEPDASSQLSESTSHASVEDEEDVPITDIYFPPEDRSWVYSPLHYGTPPPSVSDGESET; encoded by the exons ATGGACGCCGGGGCGGAGGGAGCTACGAGCCTCGCCGAGGCCGGGGAAGGGAAGCCGATCTCCGGGGCTGTGGCGCCGGAGGAGACGGAGGCGGTCATCGGGGTCAGCTGCGGCATGGACGCCGGGGACACCG AAGCCGACTTAAAGAAAGCGTTCATCACCGAG ATGCCCTCCTCCTCCGGACAGCCGGGCTCAGGCCCAGGGAAGAAGATCGGCCACAGGGGAGTGGACGCCTCCGGAGAAACCACCTACAAGAAG ACCACGTCCTCGGCGCTGAAGGGCGCCATCCAGCTGGGGATTGGCTACACGGTCGGCAATCTGAGCTCCAAGCCCGAGAGGGACGTGCTCATGCAGGACTTCTACGTGGTCGAAAGCATCTTCTTCCCCAG CGAAGGCAGCAACCTCACTCCGGCCCATCACTTCCCCGACTTCCGCTTCAAGACCTACGCTCCCGTCGCCTTCCGCTACTTCCGCGAGCTCTTCGGCATCCGGCCCGACGACTACCTG TACTCCCTGTGTAACGAGCCCCTGATCGAGCTGTCCAACCCTGGCGCCAGTGGGTCCCTCTTTTACGTCACCCGGGACGACGAGTTCATCATCAAGACCGTCATGCACAAGGAGGCTGAGTTCTTGCAGAAGCTGCTGCCAGGATACTACATG AACCTGAACCAGAACCCGCGCACCCTGCTGCCCAAGTTCTACGGGCTGTACTGCGTCCAGTCGGGGGGGAAGAACATCCGCATGGTGGTGATGAACAACGTGCTCCCCCGCGTGGTGAGGATGCACCTCAAGTACGACCTCAAGGGCTCCACCTACAAGCGGCGGGCCTCCAAGAAGGAGCGGGAGAAGTCCAGCCCCACCTTCAAGGACCTGGACTTCATGCAGGACCTTCAGGACGGGCTGATGCTGGACATTGACACCTACAACGCCCTGGTGAAGACCCTGCAGAGGGACTGCCTG GTGCTGGAGAGTTTCAAGATCATGGACTACAGCCTGCTGCTGGGGGTGCACAACCTGGACCAGGCGGAGCGGGAACGCCAGACGGAGGGACCCGGGGGCTCCAGCGACGAGAAGAGGCCGGTGGCTCAGAAGGCGCTATATTCCACCGCCATGGAGTCCATCCAGGGCGGCGCCGCCTGCGGGGAGTCCATCGACACGGACGACAT GATGGGAGGTATCCCAGCCGTAAATGGGAAAGGGGAACGTCTTTTACTCTACATTGGAATCATAGACATCCTGCAGTCATACAG GCTAATCAAAAAATTGGAGCACACCTGGAAAGCTCTAGTTCACGATGGA gACACGGTATCAGTCCACAGGCCCAGCTTCTATGCTGACAGATTCTTCAAATTCATGAGCACCACTGTCTTCAGAAAGAACTCCT CCTTGAAGTCTTCACCCTCCAAGAAGATCCGCGGGCCCCTCACTGTGCCCAAGTACACTGGCCCGGGAGCCGCCTTCTCTGCCAGCCAGCTGCCCTCCGAGAGGGATGAGAACATCTACGACCTGCGAGGGGCCAGGAGCTTCCCCACTCTGGACGACGAGG GTCGGCCGGACCACCTGCCCTGCACTCCTCCCTCCTTCGAAGAAGCGACCACGGCGTCCATAGCAACGACGCTCTCCTCGACTTCGCTGTCCATCCCTGAGCGCTCCCCTTCGGACTCCTCCGAGCACCCACGCTACAG GAGACACACCCAGTCATGTGGACACGCGGGCAG ATCCCACGATGAGGACCTGCAGACAATCACGGTGGAGGTGGAGCTGAAGAGACACGACAGCGAGCCCGCCGTCGTCCCCCGGCCCTCCCTGGAGAGGAG TTATATCCCAGAAGCCTCCTCCTCCGTGCCGCCCAGTCCGAAGGTGGTGGTGGAGCCCGATGCTTCGAGCCAGCTGTCTGAGTCCACCAGCCACGCTTCTGTAGAAGATGAAGAGGACGTGCCAATCACCGACATCTACTTT
- the pip5k1ca gene encoding phosphatidylinositol 4-phosphate 5-kinase type-1 gamma isoform X1, with protein MDAGAEGATSLAEAGEGKPISGAVAPEETEAVIGVSCGMDAGDTEADLKKAFITEMPSSSGQPGSGPGKKIGHRGVDASGETTYKKTTSSALKGAIQLGIGYTVGNLSSKPERDVLMQDFYVVESIFFPSEGSNLTPAHHFPDFRFKTYAPVAFRYFRELFGIRPDDYLYSLCNEPLIELSNPGASGSLFYVTRDDEFIIKTVMHKEAEFLQKLLPGYYMNLNQNPRTLLPKFYGLYCVQSGGKNIRMVVMNNVLPRVVRMHLKYDLKGSTYKRRASKKEREKSSPTFKDLDFMQDLQDGLMLDIDTYNALVKTLQRDCLVLESFKIMDYSLLLGVHNLDQAERERQTEGPGGSSDEKRPVAQKALYSTAMESIQGGAACGESIDTDDMMGGIPAVNGKGERLLLYIGIIDILQSYRLIKKLEHTWKALVHDGDTVSVHRPSFYADRFFKFMSTTVFRKNSSLKSSPSKKIRGPLTVPKYTGPGAAFSASQLPSERDENIYDLRGARSFPTLDDEGRPDHLPCTPPSFEEATTASIATTLSSTSLSIPERSPSDSSEHPRYRRHTQSCGHAGRSHDEDLQTITVEVELKRHDSEPAVVPRPSLERSYIPEASSSVPPSPKVVVEPDASSQLSESTSHASVEDEEDVPITDIYFFSDGGCWVYSPVLRRARRQAGSASSVSSEGNSSRTPARSRSLKDLARTPSCHACHS; from the exons ATGGACGCCGGGGCGGAGGGAGCTACGAGCCTCGCCGAGGCCGGGGAAGGGAAGCCGATCTCCGGGGCTGTGGCGCCGGAGGAGACGGAGGCGGTCATCGGGGTCAGCTGCGGCATGGACGCCGGGGACACCG AAGCCGACTTAAAGAAAGCGTTCATCACCGAG ATGCCCTCCTCCTCCGGACAGCCGGGCTCAGGCCCAGGGAAGAAGATCGGCCACAGGGGAGTGGACGCCTCCGGAGAAACCACCTACAAGAAG ACCACGTCCTCGGCGCTGAAGGGCGCCATCCAGCTGGGGATTGGCTACACGGTCGGCAATCTGAGCTCCAAGCCCGAGAGGGACGTGCTCATGCAGGACTTCTACGTGGTCGAAAGCATCTTCTTCCCCAG CGAAGGCAGCAACCTCACTCCGGCCCATCACTTCCCCGACTTCCGCTTCAAGACCTACGCTCCCGTCGCCTTCCGCTACTTCCGCGAGCTCTTCGGCATCCGGCCCGACGACTACCTG TACTCCCTGTGTAACGAGCCCCTGATCGAGCTGTCCAACCCTGGCGCCAGTGGGTCCCTCTTTTACGTCACCCGGGACGACGAGTTCATCATCAAGACCGTCATGCACAAGGAGGCTGAGTTCTTGCAGAAGCTGCTGCCAGGATACTACATG AACCTGAACCAGAACCCGCGCACCCTGCTGCCCAAGTTCTACGGGCTGTACTGCGTCCAGTCGGGGGGGAAGAACATCCGCATGGTGGTGATGAACAACGTGCTCCCCCGCGTGGTGAGGATGCACCTCAAGTACGACCTCAAGGGCTCCACCTACAAGCGGCGGGCCTCCAAGAAGGAGCGGGAGAAGTCCAGCCCCACCTTCAAGGACCTGGACTTCATGCAGGACCTTCAGGACGGGCTGATGCTGGACATTGACACCTACAACGCCCTGGTGAAGACCCTGCAGAGGGACTGCCTG GTGCTGGAGAGTTTCAAGATCATGGACTACAGCCTGCTGCTGGGGGTGCACAACCTGGACCAGGCGGAGCGGGAACGCCAGACGGAGGGACCCGGGGGCTCCAGCGACGAGAAGAGGCCGGTGGCTCAGAAGGCGCTATATTCCACCGCCATGGAGTCCATCCAGGGCGGCGCCGCCTGCGGGGAGTCCATCGACACGGACGACAT GATGGGAGGTATCCCAGCCGTAAATGGGAAAGGGGAACGTCTTTTACTCTACATTGGAATCATAGACATCCTGCAGTCATACAG GCTAATCAAAAAATTGGAGCACACCTGGAAAGCTCTAGTTCACGATGGA gACACGGTATCAGTCCACAGGCCCAGCTTCTATGCTGACAGATTCTTCAAATTCATGAGCACCACTGTCTTCAGAAAGAACTCCT CCTTGAAGTCTTCACCCTCCAAGAAGATCCGCGGGCCCCTCACTGTGCCCAAGTACACTGGCCCGGGAGCCGCCTTCTCTGCCAGCCAGCTGCCCTCCGAGAGGGATGAGAACATCTACGACCTGCGAGGGGCCAGGAGCTTCCCCACTCTGGACGACGAGG GTCGGCCGGACCACCTGCCCTGCACTCCTCCCTCCTTCGAAGAAGCGACCACGGCGTCCATAGCAACGACGCTCTCCTCGACTTCGCTGTCCATCCCTGAGCGCTCCCCTTCGGACTCCTCCGAGCACCCACGCTACAG GAGACACACCCAGTCATGTGGACACGCGGGCAG ATCCCACGATGAGGACCTGCAGACAATCACGGTGGAGGTGGAGCTGAAGAGACACGACAGCGAGCCCGCCGTCGTCCCCCGGCCCTCCCTGGAGAGGAG TTATATCCCAGAAGCCTCCTCCTCCGTGCCGCCCAGTCCGAAGGTGGTGGTGGAGCCCGATGCTTCGAGCCAGCTGTCTGAGTCCACCAGCCACGCTTCTGTAGAAGATGAAGAGGACGTGCCAATCACCGACATCTACTTT
- the pip5k1ca gene encoding phosphatidylinositol 4-phosphate 5-kinase type-1 gamma isoform X2, with product MDAGAEGATSLAEAGEGKPISGAVAPEETEAVIGVSCGMDAGDTEADLKKAFITEMPSSSGQPGSGPGKKIGHRGVDASGETTYKKTTSSALKGAIQLGIGYTVGNLSSKPERDVLMQDFYVVESIFFPSEGSNLTPAHHFPDFRFKTYAPVAFRYFRELFGIRPDDYLYSLCNEPLIELSNPGASGSLFYVTRDDEFIIKTVMHKEAEFLQKLLPGYYMNLNQNPRTLLPKFYGLYCVQSGGKNIRMVVMNNVLPRVVRMHLKYDLKGSTYKRRASKKEREKSSPTFKDLDFMQDLQDGLMLDIDTYNALVKTLQRDCLVLESFKIMDYSLLLGVHNLDQAERERQTEGPGGSSDEKRPVAQKALYSTAMESIQGGAACGESIDTDDMMGGIPAVNGKGERLLLYIGIIDILQSYRLIKKLEHTWKALVHDGDTVSVHRPSFYADRFFKFMSTTVFRKNSSLKSSPSKKIRGPLTVPKYTGPGAAFSASQLPSERDENIYDLRGARSFPTLDDEGRPDHLPCTPPSFEEATTASIATTLSSTSLSIPERSPSDSSEHPRYRRHTQSCGHAGRSHDEDLQTITVEVELKRHDSEPAVVPRPSLERSYIPEASSSVPPSPKVVVEPDASSQLSESTSHASVEDEEDVPITDIYFFSDGGCWVYSPVLRRARRQAGSASSPPEDRSWVYSPLHYGTPPPSVSDGESET from the exons ATGGACGCCGGGGCGGAGGGAGCTACGAGCCTCGCCGAGGCCGGGGAAGGGAAGCCGATCTCCGGGGCTGTGGCGCCGGAGGAGACGGAGGCGGTCATCGGGGTCAGCTGCGGCATGGACGCCGGGGACACCG AAGCCGACTTAAAGAAAGCGTTCATCACCGAG ATGCCCTCCTCCTCCGGACAGCCGGGCTCAGGCCCAGGGAAGAAGATCGGCCACAGGGGAGTGGACGCCTCCGGAGAAACCACCTACAAGAAG ACCACGTCCTCGGCGCTGAAGGGCGCCATCCAGCTGGGGATTGGCTACACGGTCGGCAATCTGAGCTCCAAGCCCGAGAGGGACGTGCTCATGCAGGACTTCTACGTGGTCGAAAGCATCTTCTTCCCCAG CGAAGGCAGCAACCTCACTCCGGCCCATCACTTCCCCGACTTCCGCTTCAAGACCTACGCTCCCGTCGCCTTCCGCTACTTCCGCGAGCTCTTCGGCATCCGGCCCGACGACTACCTG TACTCCCTGTGTAACGAGCCCCTGATCGAGCTGTCCAACCCTGGCGCCAGTGGGTCCCTCTTTTACGTCACCCGGGACGACGAGTTCATCATCAAGACCGTCATGCACAAGGAGGCTGAGTTCTTGCAGAAGCTGCTGCCAGGATACTACATG AACCTGAACCAGAACCCGCGCACCCTGCTGCCCAAGTTCTACGGGCTGTACTGCGTCCAGTCGGGGGGGAAGAACATCCGCATGGTGGTGATGAACAACGTGCTCCCCCGCGTGGTGAGGATGCACCTCAAGTACGACCTCAAGGGCTCCACCTACAAGCGGCGGGCCTCCAAGAAGGAGCGGGAGAAGTCCAGCCCCACCTTCAAGGACCTGGACTTCATGCAGGACCTTCAGGACGGGCTGATGCTGGACATTGACACCTACAACGCCCTGGTGAAGACCCTGCAGAGGGACTGCCTG GTGCTGGAGAGTTTCAAGATCATGGACTACAGCCTGCTGCTGGGGGTGCACAACCTGGACCAGGCGGAGCGGGAACGCCAGACGGAGGGACCCGGGGGCTCCAGCGACGAGAAGAGGCCGGTGGCTCAGAAGGCGCTATATTCCACCGCCATGGAGTCCATCCAGGGCGGCGCCGCCTGCGGGGAGTCCATCGACACGGACGACAT GATGGGAGGTATCCCAGCCGTAAATGGGAAAGGGGAACGTCTTTTACTCTACATTGGAATCATAGACATCCTGCAGTCATACAG GCTAATCAAAAAATTGGAGCACACCTGGAAAGCTCTAGTTCACGATGGA gACACGGTATCAGTCCACAGGCCCAGCTTCTATGCTGACAGATTCTTCAAATTCATGAGCACCACTGTCTTCAGAAAGAACTCCT CCTTGAAGTCTTCACCCTCCAAGAAGATCCGCGGGCCCCTCACTGTGCCCAAGTACACTGGCCCGGGAGCCGCCTTCTCTGCCAGCCAGCTGCCCTCCGAGAGGGATGAGAACATCTACGACCTGCGAGGGGCCAGGAGCTTCCCCACTCTGGACGACGAGG GTCGGCCGGACCACCTGCCCTGCACTCCTCCCTCCTTCGAAGAAGCGACCACGGCGTCCATAGCAACGACGCTCTCCTCGACTTCGCTGTCCATCCCTGAGCGCTCCCCTTCGGACTCCTCCGAGCACCCACGCTACAG GAGACACACCCAGTCATGTGGACACGCGGGCAG ATCCCACGATGAGGACCTGCAGACAATCACGGTGGAGGTGGAGCTGAAGAGACACGACAGCGAGCCCGCCGTCGTCCCCCGGCCCTCCCTGGAGAGGAG TTATATCCCAGAAGCCTCCTCCTCCGTGCCGCCCAGTCCGAAGGTGGTGGTGGAGCCCGATGCTTCGAGCCAGCTGTCTGAGTCCACCAGCCACGCTTCTGTAGAAGATGAAGAGGACGTGCCAATCACCGACATCTACTTT
- the pip5k1ca gene encoding phosphatidylinositol 4-phosphate 5-kinase type-1 gamma isoform X4 — protein sequence MDAGAEGATSLAEAGEGKPISGAVAPEETEAVIGVSCGMDAGDTEADLKKAFITETTSSALKGAIQLGIGYTVGNLSSKPERDVLMQDFYVVESIFFPSEGSNLTPAHHFPDFRFKTYAPVAFRYFRELFGIRPDDYLYSLCNEPLIELSNPGASGSLFYVTRDDEFIIKTVMHKEAEFLQKLLPGYYMNLNQNPRTLLPKFYGLYCVQSGGKNIRMVVMNNVLPRVVRMHLKYDLKGSTYKRRASKKEREKSSPTFKDLDFMQDLQDGLMLDIDTYNALVKTLQRDCLVLESFKIMDYSLLLGVHNLDQAERERQTEGPGGSSDEKRPVAQKALYSTAMESIQGGAACGESIDTDDMMGGIPAVNGKGERLLLYIGIIDILQSYRLIKKLEHTWKALVHDGDTVSVHRPSFYADRFFKFMSTTVFRKNSSLKSSPSKKIRGPLTVPKYTGPGAAFSASQLPSERDENIYDLRGARSFPTLDDEGRPDHLPCTPPSFEEATTASIATTLSSTSLSIPERSPSDSSEHPRYRRHTQSCGHAGRSHDEDLQTITVEVELKRHDSEPAVVPRPSLERSYIPEASSSVPPSPKVVVEPDASSQLSESTSHASVEDEEDVPITDIYFFSDGGCWVYSPVLRRARRQAGSASSVSSEGNSSRTPARSRSLKDLARTPSCHACHS from the exons ATGGACGCCGGGGCGGAGGGAGCTACGAGCCTCGCCGAGGCCGGGGAAGGGAAGCCGATCTCCGGGGCTGTGGCGCCGGAGGAGACGGAGGCGGTCATCGGGGTCAGCTGCGGCATGGACGCCGGGGACACCG AAGCCGACTTAAAGAAAGCGTTCATCACCGAG ACCACGTCCTCGGCGCTGAAGGGCGCCATCCAGCTGGGGATTGGCTACACGGTCGGCAATCTGAGCTCCAAGCCCGAGAGGGACGTGCTCATGCAGGACTTCTACGTGGTCGAAAGCATCTTCTTCCCCAG CGAAGGCAGCAACCTCACTCCGGCCCATCACTTCCCCGACTTCCGCTTCAAGACCTACGCTCCCGTCGCCTTCCGCTACTTCCGCGAGCTCTTCGGCATCCGGCCCGACGACTACCTG TACTCCCTGTGTAACGAGCCCCTGATCGAGCTGTCCAACCCTGGCGCCAGTGGGTCCCTCTTTTACGTCACCCGGGACGACGAGTTCATCATCAAGACCGTCATGCACAAGGAGGCTGAGTTCTTGCAGAAGCTGCTGCCAGGATACTACATG AACCTGAACCAGAACCCGCGCACCCTGCTGCCCAAGTTCTACGGGCTGTACTGCGTCCAGTCGGGGGGGAAGAACATCCGCATGGTGGTGATGAACAACGTGCTCCCCCGCGTGGTGAGGATGCACCTCAAGTACGACCTCAAGGGCTCCACCTACAAGCGGCGGGCCTCCAAGAAGGAGCGGGAGAAGTCCAGCCCCACCTTCAAGGACCTGGACTTCATGCAGGACCTTCAGGACGGGCTGATGCTGGACATTGACACCTACAACGCCCTGGTGAAGACCCTGCAGAGGGACTGCCTG GTGCTGGAGAGTTTCAAGATCATGGACTACAGCCTGCTGCTGGGGGTGCACAACCTGGACCAGGCGGAGCGGGAACGCCAGACGGAGGGACCCGGGGGCTCCAGCGACGAGAAGAGGCCGGTGGCTCAGAAGGCGCTATATTCCACCGCCATGGAGTCCATCCAGGGCGGCGCCGCCTGCGGGGAGTCCATCGACACGGACGACAT GATGGGAGGTATCCCAGCCGTAAATGGGAAAGGGGAACGTCTTTTACTCTACATTGGAATCATAGACATCCTGCAGTCATACAG GCTAATCAAAAAATTGGAGCACACCTGGAAAGCTCTAGTTCACGATGGA gACACGGTATCAGTCCACAGGCCCAGCTTCTATGCTGACAGATTCTTCAAATTCATGAGCACCACTGTCTTCAGAAAGAACTCCT CCTTGAAGTCTTCACCCTCCAAGAAGATCCGCGGGCCCCTCACTGTGCCCAAGTACACTGGCCCGGGAGCCGCCTTCTCTGCCAGCCAGCTGCCCTCCGAGAGGGATGAGAACATCTACGACCTGCGAGGGGCCAGGAGCTTCCCCACTCTGGACGACGAGG GTCGGCCGGACCACCTGCCCTGCACTCCTCCCTCCTTCGAAGAAGCGACCACGGCGTCCATAGCAACGACGCTCTCCTCGACTTCGCTGTCCATCCCTGAGCGCTCCCCTTCGGACTCCTCCGAGCACCCACGCTACAG GAGACACACCCAGTCATGTGGACACGCGGGCAG ATCCCACGATGAGGACCTGCAGACAATCACGGTGGAGGTGGAGCTGAAGAGACACGACAGCGAGCCCGCCGTCGTCCCCCGGCCCTCCCTGGAGAGGAG TTATATCCCAGAAGCCTCCTCCTCCGTGCCGCCCAGTCCGAAGGTGGTGGTGGAGCCCGATGCTTCGAGCCAGCTGTCTGAGTCCACCAGCCACGCTTCTGTAGAAGATGAAGAGGACGTGCCAATCACCGACATCTACTTT